The nucleotide sequence CCACAGTCACCCACTACTCCCAACTGGTTCATGCCCTCCAGACCTCCCTCCTACACTCCAGACCCAAGAAACAAAAGGCCAATTTGATCTTGCTGTATCCGTGGTTAATGCTACGTCTCCAGGACATCAGGCCCGTTCACTCTGTGTTCCTTCTCCTGGTACGTGGGccactctctgccctttaccCAGGCGGCCCGTCACCCTTGATTCTCCCTCCAGGTCAGTGTCCACATCCCATCAACCAAAGTCCTAGCTGTCCCACCTCTCAGGTGCCTCCTGGACACTGCACCTGCATAACCTCAGCACCCTCCTGGCCCGCCAATAACACCTGCTCTGTCAACTCTGCACAGCAGCCAGAGCCAGCTTGTCAGCCCAACTCAGTCACGTTGTGTCACCATTGCAAATGGGACTGAATATGAGCTCTCTGACAGAGCCCAAGGGCACAGGTTCTCCTGGTGCCCCCCCCAGTCTCATCCCAACTGTGCCCCGAGACACCTCGTGCTCTTCACCCACAGCCTTGGCTCAGCGGGCTCCCTGCCAAGACCCACCCCGTTACTTACTTATCTTCCAAGGCTTGCAGACTGCTTTCCAGTCCTCACCTGAGTCCCAAGAGAACTCACTCACCTCTCTACAGGTCTGCCCACTGGGGGCCAATACAAGCATCTACCAGGCCCCGATAGATGCTTCTAGCACTTAcctgtctatgtgtctgtttccccACCCAGACCAGATGGGAGCTTGTTTTATCCATGTCTCCCGAGCCCAGTGCAGAGTGGGTGCCATGTGAGGGCTCAACTCACGGAGCCACGTGGGTGCGGGCGGGGCAGTCAGGGCAGTGGGGGATGGGAACTGCATGCGGCAGCCCCGGGGGGTTGTGGGGACTCTGGGGAAGGTGAGGCTCTCACCAGCTGTTCCGAGGATGGCAGCCACAGAAGGAGATGTTCTTCATCTGGAAGAAGTGGCTGCAGTGCTGGAACTAGAGCAGAGGGGCAGACACCTGCCCGGTGAGGCGAGGGCCCGGCGCCACCCTTCCGCCCTCCATCAGACCCGCTTGCCTTAGCCggtccccagcctcccctgcacCTCAGACCCCTACACTCCCACCTCAGGTCCTCCGCTTAGACTCAGTTTGACCCCCCGAAGGGAAATCTCAAGGTCACAGGAGGCAGGAGGACGCAGATGGACAGTCAGCTTCCGGGCAGTAGCAATCTGGGGAAGAAGTTGGGGGAGAGAATGTCTTAAGGGCCTACACGggtgtctttctctccctttagtgCAACAGTTTGCATTATGGACGAACATCCCTGGTGTTGACTGCAGAGCACGGGAGCCAAGGGTCTTGGCCGTTCCTCGGGCTCAGGACCAGCAGGTCATCTCTCTGTGTAAAGCCTGCCACTTCCTTCTGTTCCTCCAGACAGGACCGCGGCTCGCACCGCCCCCGGCCTGCTCACTGCCCGCCCCATGGACCGGATGTGAGTTTTCAGGTACAGGGCGTCCTGCTCTTCGGCCAGGTGCTCACTAAATGACTAAGAACAAATGAGTGAGCAAATGACTCCCAGGAAAGGGTGTGTGAGAGTTGGTCTTGATTTGCAGACAAAAAGAAGATGGACTGAAGGAAAGGAGGGACCAGCAGAAAAGTAGAGGCCCCACTGAACCTGCCAAAATATGCCAAGGTGCTGGAAGGCAGCTGCCAAGCTCCGCCCTCTGCCCTAGACCATCTGCCCAGGCCTCTGAATAAGAGCTGGGATCCCTGCCCCCTGAGGCTCCTAAGGCTCAGTCTGAACCCCCTGTGATCAGAGGCCTCGGGCCTCAGGCTGTGCAAGCCTACAGGACTGAGGTGGGCCCCCTGCCTCCAGACTGACCTTCTGCATGGCCGCACACAAAATGCCATTGCCCTGGTGACAGGGCACCTCCACAGAGCCCAGGAACTGCACGTCAAAGCGCTCCACCCAGCAGGGACTCCGTTTGCTCCCTGGTGGGAGAAGGAGGGGACAGTATCATACGGGGTCTAGATcaggccagtgggggaggggaagctgggtggcAAACTCCTGCTGGGGGATGGGACCTCACCCAGCAGGTCCTTGGCAGGGCCGGGCACCGCATGGGCGTAGAAGGCAGGGAAGACCCCGCGCTCCCCTGTGCGCATGTTGAAGCCACGGAACCAGAAGTCATCCTCCTCGGCCTCCACCAGCACCGGGTCATCCACGTCCAGCTCCAGCTCGTCCGGATGGCGAGGGATGAACCTGAGGTCAGGTCAGAGGTGGGAGAGCACTAGAGGAGGGGCAGCACTGGCTGCATCGTGCCCACCCTGGTCCCGTGGGGTCTGCAGACTGCGGCTGGGGTCACTGCCGGCAAATGGGGAGGCGGTACCTGAAGACAGCCCGGTGagtttgctctctctcctccccattgACCAAGCAGGAGAAAAGGCCAAAGGACTCGGTGCCTGAGTGACAgaaacagggaaagacagaggatcAGGCGTGAGAGAAGGAAAGTTCTTGGAGGCCTAGCCAAGTCCCTCCCCGCAATGATCTGGTGTAGGTTGTCCCAAGTCAGGGACAGAAGGACAACCAGCCTATCGGGGACTGAAGGCAGAGCAGCCCTCCCCACTGGCGCCCTCACCCTCTGAATGGGCTCGGGCTGCCCTGGGCACTCTGGAGCACTGCCATTCCCCGGGaactgtccccctgcccccacctcccactcaCTGGAAGAACGAGAGGTGCTGTTGACAAAGACGTTAAGGAACTTCTTAGAGAAGGTGAGGTCCGGGCTGTCCGGGGAGGCGTCCTCCTGGCCCTGACCGCCGCTCAGAAGTGCAGCCGCTGCCTCTTCCTCGCTGGCCTCGCCGCCGCTGTCCTCCGCACTGTCCTCCCCCAGGCCGGCGCAGCGCCGCAGGCTCACCAGCTCCAGCTGCGTGTGCTCGTCCACCACCAGCGTGTACTTGACCGCGTCGTACACCAGCGAGGCGTCCAGCGGTGCAGTGGGGCCCGCGCTCCGGCCTCCAGGAGACCCGGCCTTGTCTTCGGCATCATCCTCTTCCTCTTCGTCCTCGTCGTCCTCCTCCGAGCAGGCGGCGGAGCAGGCGCGGCCAGGACGGGCGCCTCGGCCTGCAGCGGCCCACAGCGGCGTGATGGTGTCGCGTGTGGGGTTGCTAAGGAAGAGGCAGGGCCCAGGCTGGGCAGGGCCGGGCCGGGGTGCCAAGGGCACGGGCGGTGGCGGCCCGCACAGCGTCTCCATGTCCACCAGCTCCACGCCGCCTGGCCCTGCACCTGCCTCAGGGGCCTCTGTGGCCTCGCCGGCCGGTGACACAATCTCCCCAGAGGGACGCGACGCGGGGGACAGGCACTGGCCAGGGCAGCGGATGGGCGAGGAGCCTTCAGAAATCATTCGGCTCACAAGGTTGCTGAGCAGCCAGGGTGAGTCGGCGTCCTCGCTCAGGTCTGGCTCGGACTCGGACCCTGACTCATACTCGCTGTTGGTGTCATCATGGCCCACCGGCAGGAAGGCAGGGCGGCGCGGGGGCTCGCACGGGGCCTCAGGCTCGGGCTCGGGCTCAGAGGCAGGCGACGAGGCCTCCTCGATGGAGTTGGTGAGGTGCGAGGAGcggccgctgctgctgctgccgccgtcGCTGCTCAGCTCCAGCTCGGTCTCTGAGATGGAGGAAATCATGCGCCCCAGGCGTGCAGCCCCAGCGTCCTCGGAGTCGGAGCCTGGCGATGACAGCTCCTGGCTGCTGCGCCGGCCCCCACGGCCCCCGCTGGAGCGGCTTCCCAGGTCTGCCTCGATGCCAGGATCTGAGGAGGGCGAGGTCCCACAGGGCGCAGGGGACCCCACCGGCTGGTTCCCTTCACAGTCGCAACCTGGGTGCACAGGCAACTGTGCCCCGCAGGGGCTCGCGGCTGTGGGCTGGCAGGGGGCAGGTGACTCTGTCGAGCAGGCGTATGCATTAGCAAGCCCACCTGGATCCCTTCCTCCCGTCCTCCCTCCCTTGCCTCCTGTGACCCCGTCACCAGCGCCACCACCCCACTCACCTCTGAGGGGCTCCTGGCGAGGTGAGCATAGGACTGTTTCCTGCCAAGAAGCTGGAGGCGCTGGGGCAAAGCCTCCATTGTTGTTCAGGGAGTCCTGGGGGGTGGAGTGGGACAGCAGTAAGAGAGTGGTGCCGAGGAGGGTCTCCAGTTCCCAGGGGTGGCACAGGCCGCCATGAGCAGAGCCCAGAATGCTGGAAGCCCAGACTTAGTCCCAGGATGCTGTGAGTGGTCTAGACGCTCACCTGGGCTCCCAGTGTAGTCAGGTGGAGCGTGGTGGGCCGATTCTTGTGGGGCTCctcaagggagggggaggggatcaGGGCCTCCTCTGGGGCAGGGGCCTCTGAGCCAGGGcctcctccctccttgccttccccttctccttcctcctcttcctcctcctcctcctcctcctcctcttcctcctcctcctcttcattgtCATCAATCATCTCAAACTCCTGGAAGTCATCCTGGAAGGTGCAGATGGGGTGCGGCTGCTCCGAACGTCCCAGGGAGAGACTGTCCTGCAAGAAGGAGGGACAGGCAGAGCTGGGCCAGAGCTCAATAGTGCCAGGAAAGGGGAAAGCTGAAAACTGTTAAGGGACACCCAGTTCAATCTGCTCCCCATCAACTGAGcagttgtttgtttgtctgtctgttcttCAATCTGCATAAGATACAAAAAGACCACTCCAGTTCTTGGTAAGAGCCCGGAACCCCTAAGCTTAAGTGACAGAGATTCTCAGAGTGGCCCCAACCCACCTGCCACCCTCATGTTACCCCCAAACCTCATCACGTTTGACACTAGCACCCCTGCCTTCATAGCCCTTTAACGCAGTTCACAATTAGTGGACACGCTGACACGCTGCAAGCCTCACCCGGGCAGCGCCCAGTCCATATTGTGTCGCCTACATGGAGAACAAGACTTGGCCTGTGGATGCCAAGTGGAATGCATGAAGATAGCCCAGATAAACCAAGCCTGCAccaacctcagggcctttgccagcaatctctctcctccactccctaCTTCCCTTACCTGCCCAGTTCCATCTAGTCTTCCCTAAGGGCAAAGTCATTTCCACTAGAAAGTCTCCCTAACGGCCCTAGTCTCCGTTGAGTTCCCTTCCCCCTCAGCACACCTAGGAACCCAGTCCTCACTCAGGCGGCCAGTCATTGCCTCCTATGACTTTCTGAGTTACAAGCTCCCAAGAGCAAGGGCCACACTTGTCCCATTCTCCCTCCACACACCTGGAAGCCCACAGCACTTGCCACATGGCAGTTCCTCAGAAATGTTCTAGAGTGAATGAAGACAAAAacgtggagaaagggagagagagaagaagcaggagatggggaggagaaaagattAGGGGTAGAGATGTAAGGCAGTTAGATGGAAGCTtgagaggtggggacaggggaagaAGATGGAAGCTGGAAGGGGTTTGATCCTCCTAGAAAGTAGTCTGAAGACAGAAGGCATCCAAACCATAGGCCCatgtcccctcccccaagctAGCCCAGTGACAGGGGTCAGGGGAGGAATGCTAGGGACAGCCCTCTGTGGAGGGCATATagtctgagaaaaagagaggttcGATATCAAGGCAGACTCTGGGCCAGGAGGGGGCAGTCAGAGGATTTTGTATTTCAAGGCTGAGCACAGACCCACCCTAAAACTCCAAGTGAGCTTTAAACAGAGCGTAAGTGAAGTTTTCCCTTAACAGGGTTCCACGCCCCCAGCCCATTTCCCACCTTCTCGCAGTGGTCCGAGTCATAGCTGAGGCCCAGGCCACAGTCATCGGTGATCTCAGACAGGTCCTCATCGTCAAATTCTTCCAGGCTTATGTCctgggggggcctggggaggggaccaGGGTCAGAGAACACGGACAGGGCTCCTGAGGGAGCCACAACTCCTGGACTCCCTCCTTGCCTGGAGGCCGGTCCTAAGGAGAAAGCCCAGCTGCTAGGCCCCTGGTCTCCAGAAACCCCAACTCTCAGATCCACACCTGCCATCACCTTGAACCCCAAGCTCTGCTCTTCAGTGGACCCCCCTACGAGCTGAGCCATGACCAATCCAGAGGAACCACCTGTCCCCCCAgttttccccaccccctcttcctctctcctccggGGCTGCAGGCCCCTCTGGGTCACAGCTTCAGCCCCAGGGGAGTCAGTCTGagcagagtggggggagggggtaagggggaGATGAAGCTGCAGCAGCAGAAGtggcaggggcgggaggggggagggcagcgcTCAGGTAGGCCTGCTCTGAGAGCAGAGTCTAGCCACTTTGTCTCCCCATTCTGCCCAAGGCAGGTCTACACCCAAAGGTCcaaccctctccccacctcagggccttccCCCAGGGCGCCAGGCTTGATTTCACCTCTCCCTCCCAAAGCCCTACAGGCCAAGACAGACCTTCACCAAAGAGAGGGCCAACAAGGCCAAAAGGACACTACCAAGCACAGAGGGTGGTTCGGCGTCCTGCCCAGACAGGCTGCCCCTCAGAGGCTCGGCCAACGTCCTCCACCCTTGAGGGGTCAGCTGCCCCGGCTGGGTGCGGCACAAGGTCCCAGCGGGATATGGGAGTGGGGGGCATTAGGCCTGCAGACAGGGGATGAGGGGAGGACAAAAATAGACCCTGAAAGGGAAGGAGGATTGGGTACAGGAGTCAGAGGCCTTATGACCAGACAGGGGACTGGGGCTTGGGTCCCCAAAGacgatgggggtggggtggcagacCCGGGTAGGAGGAGGCTGGGGATGGGTCGGGGCAGGGGGTGCAGGAAGGTAAGGGCCTGCCAAGGCCCCGGGCGCCAGAGTGCGTACCTGCAGCCTGGCGGCGACAGCGAGTGAAAGGTGGAAAGAGAAAACATCTCCGCCCGATCCGCCATCTTCTCCGGGGAAAGGCCTGCCGActgcggcggggggaggggtgcgcGGAGCGACGGCCCCGCACGCCCTTCGTCGCTCCCTCCCTCGGTCCTCAGCCCTCCCCGAGTCACCTCGTGACACGCCCTGCGACACCCCGCCCGCCGACACACCTCGACACCCTGCCAGGACACCGCGGCAGGCGAGCGGCAGCGccgcagggggaggggaggagggaagggaggatctgggagaggagggaggggacaacggagagagggagggggccggCGGGGAAGCTGGTTGGAGGAGAGAAGATGGTTTGACTGAGAGGCTCTGATTCGGGGACGATCGGGTTTGGGGTTTTATTCGGGGAGGGCAAGTGAGAAGAGGATTGGCGGGGATGGGGGATCAGGTTCAAGTACAGGAGGGTCTGCGGATGGGAAGAGACACAGTGAGACCTTTAAATGAGAATCCTACTGTGGGAAAGTGGAGGAAGGCAGCGGTCTGCGTCCACAGACCTCTGGTTAACTGGGGGATTGGATTGGAGGGAAGGGCTCGTGAGGGGCGGGTGTGGACCCGGCGATGCGCTGACCTTTCGAGGAATCAGAAGAGTTGGGGTCCCAAGCCTAGGTCTGAGGGTATGGAGACCTAGGCTGGGCTGGCTGCGGGTCCTAAGGGGCTGGAGGAGCTGTCCGCCTCTGGGTGCTGATCGAGACTGGTTGGAGCTGTCCCACAAAGGGTGCTGATTGGGCCACCGGAGATTTATCCCTAAAACGTGCTGACTGGGGTTGGAGGAGCTATTTCCCCGAAGGGAGCGGATCAGAGCTGAAGGAGTTGCTCTCCCAAATGTTGCTGATCCGTGCTGGACAGAGACATATGACCAAGGGACGCTGGCCTGGCTGGATTCGAAGATAATCACACAGAGGATGCTGACTGGGGCTAAACCTGAACTTTCAGGACACAGTACAGACAACGCAGACTGGACAGAGGTACTGATGGGCATTGGGAGATAACCCTGACGCTATGTTCATTCAATTAGAAAACCTATTTCTTGAGCACCAACTATGTGATTGGCATTGTTCAGGATACTGATGTGTTCAAGATGATATGGAGCTGTGTGGGGACAGTGATGGTTGAAATGCAGTTCAAGGAGTTATATTAGGTCAGGGTGGGCAGGTACTGGGTCAGGGGGGGGACAGATCTGTGTTATGAGTACAGTTGACAAAGACAGGTTGGAGGGGCAGTTTAGGGAGACATTGTGGAGAAGATTTGGCTAAAGAAGGAAGCTGGAGTTTCAACAAGAGTGCCATGAAATTATCCTTTTCCCCCCTTGATGAAAATTATGTGTGCTGACATTTCTTTGTCTAAATTATTTCTGTGGGAAGGATGTGGCGCTTGAATGATTAATGGCTGGAAACCCCAAGGCAGGAGATCTTGCAAGTTGGGAAGGGCAACATCATTCTTTGGGAAAGAAGGCCTATAGCCAAGGGCAGATTTTGCCTGCTTTTGTGCCCAATCACAATTTACATTTTGTGCCAATTATGGTATTTTTATAAGAATGCTACTTAATAGTTTATGTTATCCTCCCTAATGAGTGAGAACTGCAGGAGAGCAGAGACACTATCTTATCTCTCTTTGAACCTCCAAACTTcaaacacagagcctggaacacagcatgtattcagcaaatatgtgagtgaacaaatgaatgaatgagagggcTTATGGACTTCACCACTCCATAAATGGGCCAGTAAGTCCTTGTCACCATGCTATCTTCTCCATTTTAGGAGCACTAAGGAAATTCCCCATTTCTGAGGTTCAGGGAGTCTGAACATATTAACAACCCCATGACTTTCCCCCACAAAACTCCAGATTACTCCCTAGAATTCACAGAGTCTTTACCCCAACTTCCCAGAAACTTCTTTTCATTCCTGTCTTGTCATgaaactggacatccacataaATGGCCTACCCAACAACACCTTGGTAAGACAATTCCTTGACTTACCTTGATAAGTCAACTGTTTTCAACTCTTTCAACTCTAGTGACCTCTTCCATAAAGAGCCTCTGGATTTACTTCTGCCTGGAACTGCACCAACTTTGAAGCCTTATATTTCTGAATTCCATCCCAAATTATCACTCTTACAATCCTCTTCAAGTCTCTCCCCTTACTTCCCTCCCTCTTATTGGATTATATGCCTACAGATTCCAAGAGTATAAAGGTCATGAGGTTGGGGCTTCCACTCCTAATTTTACCTTTGAAGTCTTCTATCTGTTCCCAGAGCACACATGGAAGGTCGCCAGCTTTAGGGTCTGAGGGATTGCGGTACTAATCTTTATCTAGCCATCAATTCTCTAAACATGGCAAAGTTACTCAGTCCTATGGAccccaatttcttcatctatgcACTGATGCTATGAGGATCGCATGGGATAACACATGTAAAGCTCCAGGCATGGAGCCCTAGCTCCTAATCATGACCATTCAAtgttcctcctctccctgctcctcacccTGGGATGCATTTCCTCCCAAACTTTCAGGACTCTGCTCTTTCCATCTCAGGGATACattgaagaaaagacaaaatctcCTGAAAGGGCTTATGCTCCTGACATCTCCTACATTTCAACAAATCTACACGTGTCGCTTCATGTGACCTTCATGGCATCCTTGTATGGATGAAATAAAAGATCCAGAGAGAAAGCTGATCAATCCCTCCTTGAAGTTTATTCTTCCCCCAGCTTGTGGGCCCCACGCACTATTGGTTTTCCTCTTGCCTTCCTGACCACCCAGACTGTTTTTCCTACCCTTAAACAATGCTACCACTCTAATAATTTGGTTTACTCTATGGTCCACTAATGGTATGGACAGTTACTACAAAACACAAAATTGACTGGGCTTATGTGGGAAAATGAAATAGCAATAATTTTTCAGCAATCCTCATTACAGATCAGTTCTAAAAAGTCAGAGGATATTTTCTGACAATTTTCTCatagattagaaaataaataaatgcaaactaaTCCGCTTTTATTCTGTACATATACCATAGAAGTcccacaaaaaagtaaaaattccagTGGctgaaaatatgaacagaaatctataataaagatgaaaaacttAAGAGCTACACTTTATGGGGAATGCTGTCATAACCAATAACTTCACCACCTCCTGAATTTTGGTTTTAAGTATCCAGTTCTGTGACCAACATCTcctatttttcttgctttctcactGTTATCACCATGACACCCACAGTTCTTTGAGCCTGTTCCAATTATTACTGCTGTGTAGAAAATTATCACAAAGtttagttgatttaaaaaaaaaacattttattctgctTATAGTTTTGCGGTCATAAATTTGGGATTTGAAAGTCTTTGTCTGGGGTTTTTGGTATGGTGTGGTTAGTCAGAGATCAGCGGGCCTGGGTATCGAAGACGGCTCACTCACAAGGCTGGCAGTTGATACTGACTGTTGACTGAGAGCTCAGCTCGGACCGTCAACCAGCATCTACACCTGGCCTCTCAGGCACAGTATAGTCTCAGGGTGACTGGGCTTTTACAAGGTGGCTGGCTTCCTCCAGAGTGAGTATCCAGGAGGGCCAGGCAGAAGCTGCATTATCTCTTCTGATATAGCTTTGAGAGTCATATGGCACCATTTCTGCCATATGAATTTCATACCTATTGGTCAAAGTAGTCCCAAGACTCTCCAGATTCAAGAGAGAGGTCATAGACCCACCTCTCAGTAGGAGGAGTGTCAAGGAATTGGGGGCCATGTTCTAAAACCACAGACCTCCAGTCTGGTGACCCTCTAACTGTTTTCATTGCCATTCAAGCTCCTTTCTCTTGCATCATCagtatctccttctcttctggATCATTTCCATCAGCAAGCAAGCATAATCTAGGAGTAAACAAGGAATCCAAAGTCGTGGGGTTTACAATATTGTTATCTCTTCAAGGAAAAGACAGTAAAAGAATATCCTTCTTCTGGTTTAAGAAAGAAATCTCACAGATAGTTATAACTTTCAGAAAACAGATTTATACCAATGAGGAAAATGGTTATGACAATAAATCAGAGTTCAAGATTTTTAAGGGATTGTTGCTCTTAGGAAATAGCAACAATCTCTGAAATCTCACTGccttaaaacatttcttcataGAGAGTAAGATACCCAAAGACAGTTATATAAAAATTGAATACAgaagagaggcacctggtggctcagttggttaagtgtccgacttcacctcaggtcatgatctcatggtttgtgagtttgagccctgcatcaggctccatgctgacagctcagagcctggagtcttcctcagattcggtgtctccctctctctctgaccctccgctgctctttctctcaaaattaaaataaaacattagaaaataaataaataaataaataaataaataaataaaatttccttttagagACACACAAGGaattgttatttttgctttaaatagtcAATGTTTACTTGGATTTACCCAAATGTTTACCtccttctgtgttctttcttctttgcaCCTCAGACCTtctatttaccttttttctttcctgacatacattttttagcattttcttttttgagagctCTGTGTGGTAAACTCCCCATTTGTCTAGGAAAGTCTTTAATTTGCCCTAACTCCTAAAAGATCACTTTACTGCATATAGAAATCTATGTCAGGTAATTAGCTACCACCAATATCTCAAAGGTATCCTTCTGATGTCTTCTTCTAAATTGCC is from Suricata suricatta isolate VVHF042 chromosome 10, meerkat_22Aug2017_6uvM2_HiC, whole genome shotgun sequence and encodes:
- the MAPK8IP2 gene encoding C-Jun-amino-terminal kinase-interacting protein 2, with product MADRAEMFSLSTFHSLSPPGCRPPQDISLEEFDDEDLSEITDDCGLGLSYDSDHCEKDSLSLGRSEQPHPICTFQDDFQEFEMIDDNEEEEEEEEEEEEEEEEEEGEGEGKEGGGPGSEAPAPEEALIPSPSLEEPHKNRPTTLHLTTLGAQDSLNNNGGFAPAPPASWQETVLCSPRQEPLRESPAPCQPTAASPCGAQLPVHPGCDCEGNQPVGSPAPCGTSPSSDPGIEADLGSRSSGGRGGRRSSQELSSPGSDSEDAGAARLGRMISSISETELELSSDGGSSSSGRSSHLTNSIEEASSPASEPEPEPEAPCEPPRRPAFLPVGHDDTNSEYESGSESEPDLSEDADSPWLLSNLVSRMISEGSSPIRCPGQCLSPASRPSGEIVSPAGEATEAPEAGAGPGGVELVDMETLCGPPPPVPLAPRPGPAQPGPCLFLSNPTRDTITPLWAAAGRGARPGRACSAACSEEDDEDEEEEDDAEDKAGSPGGRSAGPTAPLDASLVYDAVKYTLVVDEHTQLELVSLRRCAGLGEDSAEDSGGEASEEEAAAALLSGGQGQEDASPDSPDLTFSKKFLNVFVNSTSRSSSTESFGLFSCLVNGEEREQTHRAVFRFIPRHPDELELDVDDPVLVEAEEDDFWFRGFNMRTGERGVFPAFYAHAVPGPAKDLLGSKRSPCWVERFDVQFLGSVEVPCHQGNGILCAAMQKIATARKLTVHLRPPASCDLEISLRGVKLSLSGGPEFQHCSHFFQMKNISFCGCHPRNSCYFGFITKHPLLSRFACHVFVSQESMRPVAQSVGRAFLEYYQEHLEYACPTEDIYLE